The sequence AGATCGGTCGGATCGCGGCTGATCTTGCTGATCGAGGAATGGCCGTTGAGGACAAAACCGTCCGCGCCCTTCACGTTCAGGCTGATGTCGAGCTTGCGCGCGTCGTCCAGCGTGAAGCTGTCGTCGAACAGGCGCAACAGCGGGCCGATCGCGCAGGAGGCGTTGTTGTCCTTGGCCTTCGACAGCAGCAGCGCCGAGCGTCCCTCGAAGTCGCGCAAATTCACGTCATTGCCGAGCGCGCCGCCCACGATCTTGCCACGGCTGGAGACGAACAGCACGAGTTCGGGCTCGGGGTTGTTCCAGGTCGACTTCGGATGCAGCCCGGCATCCATCCCAGTGCCGACCGAGGACAAAGTCGGGGCCTTGGTGAAGACCTCGGCATCGGGGCCGATGCCGACCTCGAGATACTGGCTCCAGGCGTTCTGGTCGATCAGCACCTGCTTCAGGTGCATGGCCTGGTCCGAGCCCGGCTTGAGCTTCGACAGATCATCGCCGATCAGCCGCGTCACTTCTTTGCGGATCGCTTCGGCCGAGGCCGGATTGCCCTTCGCGCGCTCCTCGATGACGCGCTCCAGCATCGAGATCGCGAAGGTGACGCCGGCCGCCTTCAGGGTCTGGAGATCAACCGGCGCGAGCAGCCACGGCTTTTGCGGGTCGCGTCCGTCGGGGGCGGTGTTGGCGACGATCGCCTCGAGATCGCCGATGCGCTCGCCCTTGATCGCGGCGAGTGCCTTGGCCGGATTGTCCTCTTCGCAAAGCGCGCTGATGGTCGGAAACTTTGCGGTGATATCGAACACGCCATCGCCGCGCACGGCGACCACGGCGGGGCCATTCACCTGCGGCAGCCAGACGCGGCCGGCGAGCGTGCCACGTGTTCCGTCCTCGGGAAGAAGATCCTTTACCGTCAGTGTCGTCATGGCCACGTCCTCGCTCTTGTCGGATCGGCCGTCTATGCTCAACGGCCGATCATATTGGCGAAAACCAATAGCGGTCTGCCGGCGGAAGTCCAGAGAGGCAGCGCGTCCCTCACTTGAACCAGTGCACCAGCGCGAT comes from Bradyrhizobium diazoefficiens and encodes:
- a CDS encoding fumarylacetoacetate hydrolase family protein, which encodes MTTLTVKDLLPEDGTRGTLAGRVWLPQVNGPAVVAVRGDGVFDITAKFPTISALCEEDNPAKALAAIKGERIGDLEAIVANTAPDGRDPQKPWLLAPVDLQTLKAAGVTFAISMLERVIEERAKGNPASAEAIRKEVTRLIGDDLSKLKPGSDQAMHLKQVLIDQNAWSQYLEVGIGPDAEVFTKAPTLSSVGTGMDAGLHPKSTWNNPEPELVLFVSSRGKIVGGALGNDVNLRDFEGRSALLLSKAKDNNASCAIGPLLRLFDDSFTLDDARKLDISLNVKGADGFVLNGHSSISKISRDPTDLVAQTIGKVHQYPDGFALFLGTMFAPVEDRDAPGQGFTHKRDDIVTISAPQFGKLVNRMRTSDECEPWTFGIGALMKNLAQRKLI